One stretch of Ahniella affigens DNA includes these proteins:
- a CDS encoding ABC-three component system middle component 2: MRLLTPFSLRSRLKIDKASAITSPTKIDCYGCLEMPSPQVKNPFNSPLETGVRALTILVEAHPAEYDLQRLVELDYLVVHSGDAGGPASLHAPLPLRAGELLVRRGLIEKGLALMMSRGLIRRNLTGEGFRYYADDSAGPFISALTTRYARQLRARANWAVNRFDGVPTDDIRRITHRLFERWSSEFQTTKLPGGTA; the protein is encoded by the coding sequence ATGCGGCTTCTAACCCCCTTTTCCCTGCGCTCAAGACTCAAGATCGACAAGGCATCTGCCATCACCTCGCCAACGAAGATCGATTGCTATGGGTGCCTGGAGATGCCTAGTCCCCAAGTCAAGAACCCATTCAACAGTCCCCTTGAAACAGGAGTTCGCGCTCTCACCATCCTAGTTGAGGCGCACCCGGCTGAGTACGACCTGCAGCGGCTAGTCGAACTGGATTACCTCGTAGTTCACTCTGGCGATGCCGGAGGCCCGGCAAGTCTACACGCTCCCCTGCCGTTACGCGCTGGCGAGCTCCTTGTCAGGCGCGGCCTGATTGAAAAGGGACTCGCTCTAATGATGAGTCGAGGCCTAATTCGACGCAACTTAACCGGCGAAGGTTTTCGCTACTACGCTGACGATAGCGCTGGACCCTTCATTTCCGCTCTTACTACACGCTATGCCCGCCAGCTACGAGCACGCGCAAACTGGGCGGTCAACCGATTCGATGGGGTCCCGACCGACGATATTCGCCGTATCACACACCGGCTCTTTGAGAGGTGGTCAAGCGAGTTCCAGACTACCAAGCTGCCGGGAGGCACAGCATGA
- a CDS encoding ABC-three component system protein, with product MIPDSDLKEILPPSPITAPLATQVHSGIPIPKAKRVTIFSPDEWEAFIEEWASSLQQHYLKVRRFGGAGDLGVDIAGFCTTLGFSGAWDNFQCKRYDHPLRPSDIWIEIGKIIYYSFVGEYKPPRFHYFICPKGVGTTLEKLLNRPDALKTKAAENWDDHCLLGLTNTRQVTLDGDLKTYFDAFNFSIFSSRSTVEIIEQHSATPFHAVRFGGGLPPRFAPELPPDSPRSNESRYLRQILDAYGDHLGVTLSDVAALDPHVTLKRDYLRQRERFYHAESLKNFARDNVPEGTFDALQEEIYQGVVDICETAHTDGLARMKATMTQAAAIHAASNPLFPALKTQDRQGICHHLANEDRLLWVPGDA from the coding sequence GTGATTCCCGATTCAGACCTGAAGGAAATCCTACCCCCATCGCCGATCACCGCGCCCTTGGCCACCCAGGTCCACAGCGGAATCCCGATTCCCAAGGCCAAGCGCGTCACAATTTTCAGCCCCGATGAGTGGGAAGCATTCATCGAAGAGTGGGCCAGTTCGCTCCAGCAGCACTACCTCAAGGTGCGGCGCTTTGGCGGCGCGGGCGATTTAGGAGTAGACATTGCAGGATTCTGCACCACGCTCGGGTTCTCGGGCGCCTGGGACAACTTCCAATGCAAGCGGTATGACCACCCGTTGCGCCCCAGCGACATCTGGATCGAGATCGGCAAGATCATCTACTACTCGTTTGTTGGTGAGTACAAGCCCCCTCGGTTCCACTACTTCATCTGCCCAAAGGGCGTAGGCACAACATTAGAGAAACTACTTAACAGGCCAGATGCGCTGAAGACGAAGGCTGCCGAGAACTGGGATGACCATTGCTTGCTTGGACTCACCAACACGCGCCAAGTCACTCTCGACGGAGACCTCAAGACATACTTCGACGCGTTCAACTTCTCGATCTTTTCTTCCCGGTCAACAGTCGAAATCATCGAGCAACACAGCGCAACCCCATTTCACGCGGTACGATTCGGTGGCGGCCTACCGCCCCGATTCGCTCCAGAACTACCGCCCGACAGTCCTCGCTCGAACGAAAGTCGATACCTCCGCCAAATCCTTGACGCGTACGGCGACCACTTGGGAGTCACTCTGTCCGACGTCGCTGCACTTGACCCGCACGTCACTCTTAAACGCGACTACCTGCGACAACGCGAGAGATTCTATCACGCCGAGTCCCTGAAAAATTTTGCACGCGATAACGTCCCTGAAGGGACCTTTGATGCCCTGCAGGAGGAAATCTATCAGGGCGTTGTCGATATATGCGAGACAGCTCACACGGATGGACTAGCCCGCATGAAGGCGACGATGACTCAGGCCGCCGCAATACATGCGGCTTCTAACCCCCTTTTCCCTGCGCTCAAGACTCAAGATCGACAAGGCATCTGCCATCACCTCGCCAACGAAGATCGATTGCTATGGGTGCCTGGAGATGCCTAG
- a CDS encoding nucleotidyltransferase domain-containing protein — protein MTEGGSLGIGLSTCSLGQTDPLHGFSQILPFIEELAAASPDLRSVWLIGSRANGTSTEHSDWDFIAIGSAETLLFLRGAKHLHREKTDFLVVTNGDDFEAAWGGREKTGSLTKWQWTQRTESEAEYMQSKWVDAEDGSGGRVTRARGIRVWPRSAS, from the coding sequence ATGACGGAAGGAGGCAGTTTGGGGATTGGCCTGTCTACGTGCTCACTGGGTCAAACAGATCCCCTACACGGTTTCAGTCAGATCCTACCTTTCATCGAGGAACTAGCTGCCGCAAGTCCGGATCTCAGGTCGGTCTGGCTCATTGGTTCGCGCGCGAACGGAACGTCAACTGAGCATTCGGACTGGGACTTTATTGCCATTGGCTCAGCAGAGACCCTGTTGTTCCTTCGAGGGGCAAAGCACCTACACAGGGAGAAGACGGACTTCTTGGTCGTAACGAACGGCGACGACTTCGAGGCGGCTTGGGGCGGACGTGAAAAAACAGGCTCACTGACCAAATGGCAATGGACTCAGCGCACCGAATCCGAGGCTGAGTACATGCAAAGTAAGTGGGTAGATGCAGAAGACGGCTCAGGGGGCCGGGTCACCCGCGCACGTGGGATTAGAGTTTGGCCTCGCAGCGCGTCCTAA
- a CDS encoding DNA-binding protein, producing MASTHDHDAEIEALLEDRLQEVREEWRQQHGLVPMSPVTETDVSEILLLLAKHGVPPTVRAVRDVVGAGSLSALTPMVRAAWIRKELPQRLATLERGQAVPDRLLQFWDLLLTDATAKAKELLYRQTRELDERRAGLDGREEALMHKERVIDERVAGLVAQLGTAEASASELRAALSQRTQERDALQAQLLSARDVHVVEVGQLRERLDVAEANAAAVRERLAIREGELGALRVQLASETRRADDAKVLANEARTEATAATQRADRLVLERAQLDVELAGTRSELAIAGQAVKRAEQLDQELKLLRTEHSELRTSYDCRGRDLITHQATIAQLSANARVAERIEVELKGAREELRSVIQDRDSLLRNPPVLLARIEAMEAVLRQILLATSNNSDQRSG from the coding sequence ATGGCCAGCACTCACGACCACGACGCCGAGATCGAGGCGCTCCTCGAAGACCGCCTGCAGGAAGTGCGCGAGGAATGGCGCCAACAGCACGGCCTCGTGCCCATGAGCCCGGTCACCGAAACTGACGTTTCCGAGATTCTGCTTCTGCTCGCCAAGCATGGTGTGCCGCCCACCGTACGCGCCGTGCGCGACGTGGTCGGCGCCGGCAGTCTCAGCGCCTTGACCCCGATGGTTCGCGCAGCGTGGATCCGCAAGGAGCTGCCGCAGCGCCTAGCCACGTTGGAGCGCGGCCAAGCCGTTCCGGACCGGCTCCTGCAGTTCTGGGATCTGCTGCTCACCGACGCCACCGCCAAAGCGAAGGAACTTCTCTACCGCCAGACGCGGGAGCTCGACGAGCGCCGCGCCGGCCTGGACGGGCGAGAGGAAGCCCTGATGCACAAGGAGCGGGTGATCGACGAGCGAGTAGCCGGGTTGGTTGCCCAGCTCGGCACGGCCGAAGCCTCGGCCTCTGAGCTTCGCGCCGCGCTCTCTCAACGCACCCAGGAACGTGACGCGCTCCAAGCACAACTGCTGTCCGCCCGCGATGTTCATGTCGTTGAGGTCGGTCAGCTACGGGAAAGACTGGATGTCGCCGAAGCTAACGCGGCCGCCGTCCGCGAGCGCCTAGCCATCCGAGAAGGAGAACTCGGCGCTCTCCGGGTTCAGCTAGCCTCCGAGACGCGCCGCGCCGACGACGCCAAGGTGCTGGCCAACGAAGCAAGAACTGAGGCCACTGCAGCAACACAGCGCGCGGATCGCCTCGTCCTCGAGCGCGCGCAACTCGACGTCGAACTTGCCGGCACTCGATCCGAGCTCGCCATTGCAGGTCAGGCGGTCAAGCGCGCGGAGCAACTCGACCAAGAACTCAAGCTCCTTCGCACCGAGCACTCCGAGCTTCGCACCTCCTATGACTGCCGCGGACGCGACCTCATTACGCACCAGGCGACGATCGCGCAGCTCAGTGCAAATGCTCGTGTCGCTGAGCGGATCGAGGTTGAACTGAAGGGCGCGCGGGAAGAGCTCAGGAGCGTCATCCAGGATCGTGACTCGTTGCTACGCAATCCTCCCGTCCTACTTGCGCGCATCGAGGCAATGGAGGCCGTGCTCCGGCAGATACTCCTCGCAACGTCCAACAACAGCGACCAGAGGAGCGGCTGA
- a CDS encoding ATP-dependent helicase translates to MSTVRYTPDQQKVITHTGRHAVVSAVAGSGKTQTLVARLNYLTRSVSLDRLAVVMFNREAAASFRKRYQAAAQGSIPEIRTFNSMGHKITNRLVQLGHLPAATISDKDFQRAKFAKQALFSAFQGQFGGDSEPDRDLIDDFVAFIAHVKADTLGSEETFRRGRYQAAAIVFPEAFERYEAIRRDHKLRFFEDQLYDPVQCFLRHPETKQLVTNRIDHLIVDEAQDMNGIQIELMKVLAGTRAAVMIVGDEDQAIYEWRGAKPDYITRGFEQDFPGATRYTLPHTFRFGHCLSLAASQLVSHNQNRVPKVSLSAPGTPRTIIRTIALPPKSPLFGTHIRTLIDEGLSPAAIAVLVRTYSIAFSLELELHQLGIPYFVYGRPPLLKIPEVTALVAVLQLSVGSWKRLPEADSLFMFQSLLLVPSLYLTKEKIERVSSQAIRNPNEISSILRALIVPGMPQRTADQIADRADLLEIIATTIDPDEAPVKVIDLYLSGTKFEESLRAQASTPEQAEERLQNVQAVRQAAANFAGNVSEFLEMLDPLFDSRAAKPPDEDHVWIGSIHRSKGEQWPVVFVPGLVDGYFPRSSIMQEDIEAERRLCYVAITRAVEQLYLVHPNDPTFSESVQTIDPAIEQSGPVSPFLWEMQLAISQHTATALETGRFTSYALMDPTIPNAYLRVFAPSQAWAYTQYEQSTERANSSRVPSKRDSAFSVGSRVMHSKFGPGRIVEMFGDDVAKIAFDIGPSRTISLKLGLVTPLK, encoded by the coding sequence ATGAGTACCGTTCGCTACACACCCGACCAGCAGAAGGTCATCACCCACACTGGTAGACATGCTGTCGTATCTGCAGTTGCCGGATCTGGCAAGACGCAGACGCTCGTCGCCCGGTTGAACTATCTAACCCGCTCCGTCTCTCTGGATCGCCTCGCGGTTGTGATGTTCAATCGAGAAGCCGCCGCTTCTTTCCGGAAGCGGTATCAAGCAGCGGCCCAAGGTAGCATTCCAGAAATACGCACCTTCAATTCGATGGGCCACAAGATCACCAACCGGCTGGTCCAGCTCGGACACCTACCGGCCGCGACGATCTCCGACAAGGACTTTCAACGCGCCAAATTCGCAAAGCAGGCCCTCTTTTCGGCCTTCCAGGGTCAGTTTGGCGGCGATAGCGAACCAGATCGGGACCTGATTGACGATTTCGTCGCGTTTATCGCTCACGTCAAGGCAGACACACTGGGTTCAGAAGAGACATTCAGGCGCGGGCGTTACCAGGCCGCAGCCATCGTCTTTCCAGAAGCGTTTGAACGATATGAAGCCATCCGTCGTGACCATAAGCTGAGATTCTTCGAAGACCAGCTGTACGATCCGGTGCAGTGCTTTCTTCGCCACCCTGAGACAAAGCAGCTGGTCACCAATCGTATCGACCATTTGATTGTGGACGAAGCTCAGGACATGAATGGGATTCAGATCGAGCTCATGAAGGTTCTGGCCGGGACGCGTGCTGCTGTGATGATCGTCGGTGATGAAGACCAGGCGATCTATGAGTGGCGAGGTGCCAAGCCGGACTACATCACCCGCGGCTTCGAGCAAGACTTCCCAGGCGCCACGCGCTACACGCTTCCGCATACTTTTCGATTCGGCCATTGCCTCTCACTCGCAGCCAGCCAACTCGTCAGCCACAATCAGAACCGTGTGCCCAAAGTCAGCCTCTCGGCGCCGGGAACCCCTCGTACGATCATTCGGACGATTGCGCTACCACCGAAATCCCCGCTGTTTGGGACCCACATCCGCACGCTCATTGATGAAGGACTCAGCCCAGCTGCTATTGCTGTTCTCGTTCGCACCTATTCGATTGCGTTTTCGCTCGAACTGGAGCTCCATCAACTCGGAATCCCCTATTTCGTGTATGGCCGACCACCCCTTCTGAAAATACCGGAAGTCACGGCCCTTGTTGCAGTCCTCCAGCTCTCTGTGGGCAGTTGGAAACGCTTGCCGGAAGCAGATTCGCTCTTCATGTTCCAAAGCCTACTGCTGGTCCCAAGCTTGTACCTAACCAAAGAGAAGATTGAGCGCGTTTCAAGCCAGGCGATCAGGAACCCGAACGAGATTTCGTCGATTCTTCGAGCCCTCATCGTGCCCGGAATGCCGCAGCGAACCGCGGACCAAATTGCAGACCGAGCCGACCTGCTTGAGATCATTGCTACAACCATTGACCCCGATGAAGCGCCGGTCAAGGTGATCGATCTTTACCTCTCCGGTACCAAGTTCGAAGAATCTCTCAGAGCCCAGGCATCCACCCCAGAGCAAGCGGAGGAACGGCTGCAGAACGTCCAAGCGGTTCGGCAAGCTGCCGCCAATTTCGCCGGCAATGTATCTGAGTTTCTTGAGATGCTTGATCCCCTGTTCGACTCCCGGGCAGCCAAGCCGCCCGACGAGGATCATGTTTGGATCGGTTCCATTCATCGCTCCAAGGGAGAACAGTGGCCAGTCGTGTTTGTTCCCGGGCTGGTCGATGGCTATTTCCCTCGTTCCTCCATCATGCAAGAGGACATCGAAGCAGAGCGCCGCTTATGCTATGTGGCCATCACTCGGGCAGTTGAACAGTTGTATCTCGTGCATCCGAACGATCCCACTTTTAGTGAGTCGGTACAGACCATCGACCCAGCCATCGAACAAAGCGGGCCGGTCTCCCCATTCTTGTGGGAGATGCAGCTCGCAATCTCGCAACACACGGCAACAGCGCTTGAGACGGGTCGATTCACCTCTTATGCACTGATGGATCCCACGATTCCGAACGCGTACCTTCGGGTCTTTGCCCCTAGTCAGGCATGGGCCTACACTCAATACGAACAGAGTACGGAACGCGCCAACTCATCACGAGTCCCGAGCAAACGCGACAGCGCTTTCTCTGTCGGATCTCGGGTCATGCACTCCAAATTTGGCCCCGGTCGCATCGTCGAAATGTTCGGTGATGATGTCGCGAAGATTGCTTTTGACATCGGCCCGAGTCGAACCATTTCGCTCAAACTTGGCTTAGTCACGCCGCTCAAGTGA
- a CDS encoding tyrosine-type recombinase/integrase, translating into MMPDVDLLVADSLIGVDWSDAPIEVRQATRFDVSTDELRKRIRRWETKFAAGNASATVKAVRSDWQTFFAWCDRTGVRAVPVSGPDLMRFLNDQVTLGRRFSTITRYVYSVRAVHTGAKAPDPTQHEDWAQDWKVLKARLRKGKKLAPRQTEPLSSADVHAVLGVIEGTPEGTGARRRSKEDERRDLRDAALLRLASDTLCRESELAAVQLEDFERKGDGSGWTLFVGRSKTDQDGVGAYRFVSNETHNAISEWCAKSGIEGGYVFLPIGGRPKREPTNQGAGGGEIEPPAPHITPDQIARIMRRRALRADINRRITGHSARVGSAIDLIEAGFSMSDAAYAGGWESERMVRHYAKKAKAGSNAMAKLRAKTANGMEPQN; encoded by the coding sequence ATGATGCCCGACGTCGACCTGCTGGTGGCAGACAGCCTGATCGGCGTGGATTGGTCTGACGCGCCCATCGAGGTGCGGCAGGCAACGCGCTTTGACGTCAGCACGGATGAACTGCGCAAGCGAATCCGGCGCTGGGAGACCAAGTTCGCCGCCGGGAATGCTTCCGCGACGGTCAAAGCCGTTCGCAGCGACTGGCAGACCTTTTTCGCGTGGTGTGATCGCACGGGCGTGCGCGCCGTGCCGGTGTCTGGGCCGGACCTGATGCGATTCCTCAACGACCAGGTGACGCTCGGGCGGCGCTTCAGCACGATCACGCGGTACGTGTATTCGGTGCGCGCAGTTCATACCGGTGCCAAGGCGCCCGATCCGACGCAGCACGAGGACTGGGCGCAGGACTGGAAAGTACTGAAGGCACGGCTACGCAAGGGGAAAAAGCTCGCGCCGCGCCAGACCGAGCCATTGTCGTCGGCGGACGTGCACGCCGTCCTCGGCGTCATTGAGGGGACCCCCGAGGGCACGGGCGCACGGCGGCGATCGAAAGAGGACGAGCGCCGCGACTTGCGCGACGCTGCGCTCTTGCGACTGGCCTCCGACACGCTCTGCCGAGAGTCGGAGCTCGCCGCGGTGCAACTCGAAGACTTCGAGCGCAAGGGCGATGGAAGCGGCTGGACGCTCTTCGTCGGCCGTTCGAAAACTGACCAAGACGGCGTTGGTGCTTACCGATTCGTGAGCAATGAAACGCACAACGCGATCTCCGAATGGTGTGCGAAGTCCGGCATTGAGGGTGGCTACGTTTTTCTGCCAATTGGTGGTCGTCCCAAGCGAGAACCGACGAACCAAGGCGCCGGCGGAGGAGAGATCGAGCCGCCGGCGCCGCACATCACGCCTGACCAGATTGCACGCATCATGCGTCGCCGGGCACTCCGCGCAGATATCAATCGGAGGATTACAGGTCACTCGGCGCGCGTTGGGTCGGCGATCGACCTGATCGAAGCTGGATTCTCGATGTCCGACGCGGCCTACGCAGGTGGGTGGGAATCCGAGCGCATGGTGAGGCACTACGCGAAAAAGGCGAAGGCCGGAAGCAATGCCATGGCGAAGCTGCGGGCAAAAACCGCAAATGGCATGGAGCCGCAGAACTAG
- the dnaB gene encoding replicative DNA helicase produces MPPRKKSPSSPLESMRSLPAAVEAEQAVLGGLLLQPDAWDRVADQLVETDFYRHDHQLIFRAIAELQGRKMAPDAVTLGEWFETQGIADLVGGSGYILSLANNTPSAANIEAYVTLVRDKAILRQLIDASTETANSAWQPAGQSVQTILEEAEQRVFRIAESGARGRKPYVTTKDAAREAFREIDFRYHNQNSVFGVPSGLIDLDRLTTGFQAEDFVVIAARPSMGKTALALNIAEYCATRTKKAVAFFTLEMSASQLAMRLISSIGRVNAQHLKSGELLDEDWPRVTAAITVMSSINILFHDAKALSPLEIRAKARRAAREHDLGLLVVDYLQLMSVPGNQENRATEISEISRSLKALAGELKVPVIALSQLNRSLEQRADKRPIMADLRESGAIEQDADLILFIYRDEYYNTDSPDKGIAEIIVGKQRNGPTGTVKTTFLPHYTRFENYGPNSSNF; encoded by the coding sequence ATGCCGCCCAGGAAGAAGTCGCCGTCATCCCCATTGGAGAGCATGCGCTCCCTTCCCGCAGCGGTGGAGGCGGAGCAGGCTGTTCTGGGAGGCCTGTTGCTTCAACCCGATGCATGGGACCGGGTCGCTGACCAATTGGTCGAGACCGACTTTTACCGTCACGATCACCAGCTCATCTTCCGCGCCATTGCCGAACTGCAAGGTCGGAAGATGGCTCCGGACGCGGTGACGCTTGGAGAGTGGTTCGAAACCCAGGGAATCGCGGATCTAGTGGGTGGTTCCGGATACATCCTTTCGCTTGCGAACAACACGCCAAGCGCCGCGAACATTGAGGCGTACGTAACCCTCGTTCGCGATAAGGCGATCTTGCGACAATTGATTGACGCATCAACTGAGACCGCCAATTCCGCCTGGCAACCAGCTGGGCAGTCTGTTCAGACCATCCTCGAAGAAGCGGAACAGAGGGTCTTTCGAATCGCTGAGAGCGGAGCGCGCGGTCGAAAACCTTACGTTACGACCAAGGACGCAGCCCGAGAGGCCTTCCGAGAAATCGACTTCCGGTACCATAACCAAAACAGTGTATTTGGGGTGCCTTCAGGGCTCATAGACCTTGATCGCCTGACGACGGGTTTCCAAGCTGAGGATTTCGTCGTCATTGCCGCCCGCCCATCCATGGGGAAGACCGCACTCGCCCTCAACATCGCTGAGTACTGCGCAACCCGCACGAAGAAGGCAGTTGCCTTCTTCACCTTGGAAATGTCGGCTAGTCAGCTTGCGATGCGCCTTATCTCGTCAATCGGGCGCGTAAACGCTCAACATCTCAAGTCAGGCGAACTGCTCGATGAAGATTGGCCGAGAGTCACCGCTGCCATTACGGTGATGTCTTCGATCAATATCCTCTTCCATGATGCAAAGGCCCTTTCTCCCTTGGAGATTCGTGCGAAGGCGCGGCGAGCCGCAAGAGAACACGACCTGGGCCTGCTTGTCGTTGACTATCTTCAGCTCATGAGCGTGCCAGGCAACCAGGAGAATCGGGCAACCGAAATATCGGAGATCTCGCGAAGCCTGAAGGCACTGGCCGGCGAACTCAAAGTACCTGTGATCGCGCTGTCTCAGCTCAATCGGTCACTGGAACAGCGAGCCGACAAGCGCCCCATCATGGCGGACCTTCGTGAATCAGGCGCAATTGAGCAAGACGCTGACTTGATCCTTTTCATCTATCGCGACGAGTACTACAACACGGATTCTCCCGACAAAGGCATCGCAGAGATCATCGTCGGCAAGCAACGAAACGGCCCAACCGGAACAGTCAAGACGACTTTTCTGCCCCACTACACTAGATTCGAAAACTATGGGCCAAATTCGAGCAACTTCTGA
- a CDS encoding AAA family ATPase, whose translation MIHGHLQLRRVVFRGVNRESHLQLGSGVNVICGASDTGKSFLAETIDFMLGGSKLRQINELASYGEIELHLSAGYDELWRIRRSTSGGNFSLASLASTDQNESILNQKHTRDETDNLSGFLLEKIGLLGKTVLTSSSNATTRSLSFRDLARLAIVQEDEIHKRISPFWTGQFTTKTVNLATVKLLLTGIDDASVVSALPDLPVNGNSITIIDELLADLARELESSGADRTELLDQIERLDTLIAERRHSLDLAQRQLDNALAQRRLAYEDRNEKQDRLREIHELLARFDLLRQHYAVDIDRLRAIRESGSLFVHVDVIPCPLCGAKPDAQHLDSECDGNVDSIVSAAASEIQKIEKLMRELEDTVSDLRAEAEGLGVAIAQKDTDCQQWDAEIQKTMTIDVRSQQSSFAELVEARASIQKRADLFERHEKLQERKASLQDVAESASRGERVRSWIPDTVAHALSMKLSSVLKSWNFPGACHVHFDKTTIDFVIDGKHRVNRGKGLRAITHAAVNIALLEFCQERGLPHPGFVLLDSPLLAYFKPEGDDDYQLQGTDLKERFYEYLAQHHGRDSQIVIIENQHPAPALEHLLAMTVFTGNPANGRYGLL comes from the coding sequence ATGATTCATGGTCATCTCCAGCTTCGCCGGGTCGTCTTCAGAGGCGTTAACCGTGAATCGCACCTGCAGCTCGGATCCGGCGTAAACGTCATCTGCGGTGCTTCTGATACTGGAAAGTCTTTCCTTGCCGAGACGATTGACTTCATGCTCGGTGGCTCCAAGCTTCGCCAAATCAACGAGCTTGCCTCTTACGGAGAGATTGAGCTACATCTGAGCGCCGGATACGACGAACTCTGGCGGATTCGGCGTTCAACTTCAGGCGGCAATTTTTCGCTCGCATCCCTCGCGTCCACAGATCAGAATGAATCAATCCTCAATCAGAAGCACACGCGCGATGAAACTGACAACCTCTCGGGGTTCTTGCTCGAGAAAATTGGTCTCCTAGGTAAGACCGTTCTGACGAGCAGTTCGAATGCGACAACCCGAAGCCTCAGCTTTCGAGATCTAGCGCGGCTTGCCATCGTGCAAGAAGACGAGATTCACAAGCGCATCTCACCGTTCTGGACAGGGCAGTTCACAACCAAGACAGTCAACCTCGCTACGGTCAAGCTATTGCTCACTGGAATCGACGATGCTTCTGTGGTGTCTGCTCTTCCTGACCTGCCGGTGAATGGGAACTCGATCACTATCATCGACGAACTGTTGGCTGATTTGGCGAGAGAACTTGAGAGTTCCGGGGCCGATCGCACTGAGCTACTTGACCAAATCGAGCGCCTGGATACTTTGATCGCGGAGCGACGCCATAGTCTCGATCTAGCGCAGCGGCAGCTCGACAACGCATTGGCGCAACGGCGCCTCGCATACGAAGACCGCAACGAGAAGCAGGACCGCCTTCGAGAGATACACGAGTTGCTCGCGCGTTTTGACCTGCTTCGACAGCACTACGCAGTCGACATTGACCGCCTTCGTGCAATTCGGGAGAGCGGTTCGCTGTTTGTCCACGTGGATGTAATCCCTTGTCCACTTTGCGGCGCTAAGCCAGACGCTCAGCATCTTGACAGTGAGTGTGACGGCAACGTCGACTCAATAGTTTCTGCTGCTGCTTCGGAGATCCAAAAGATTGAGAAGCTCATGCGCGAGCTTGAGGACACTGTCTCGGACCTCCGCGCAGAGGCCGAAGGACTGGGAGTCGCGATTGCCCAGAAAGACACCGATTGCCAGCAATGGGACGCCGAGATTCAAAAGACAATGACGATAGACGTTCGGAGTCAGCAGTCGTCATTTGCCGAGCTAGTCGAGGCGCGAGCCAGCATCCAGAAGCGCGCCGATCTGTTCGAACGGCATGAGAAGCTCCAAGAGCGAAAAGCTTCATTGCAGGATGTAGCTGAATCCGCCTCACGTGGCGAGCGCGTGAGGTCATGGATCCCAGACACTGTCGCACACGCCCTGTCGATGAAGCTATCCTCAGTACTCAAATCATGGAATTTCCCCGGCGCGTGTCATGTTCACTTTGACAAGACCACAATTGACTTTGTCATTGATGGCAAGCATCGCGTTAATCGAGGCAAGGGTCTTCGCGCGATCACGCATGCCGCAGTCAACATTGCACTGTTGGAATTCTGTCAGGAGAGGGGGCTGCCTCATCCTGGATTCGTCCTTCTTGACTCCCCCTTGCTCGCATACTTCAAGCCGGAGGGCGACGATGACTACCAACTCCAGGGAACTGATCTGAAGGAACGGTTCTACGAGTATCTTGCTCAGCACCACGGGAGAGATAGCCAAATCGTCATCATCGAGAACCAACACCCGGCGCCGGCCTTGGAGCACCTCCTTGCAATGACGGTGTTCACGGGCAACCCCGCCAACGGTCGCTACGGCCTCTTGTAG
- a CDS encoding RES domain-containing protein: protein MPAGKPWVSKPPAMRPLAVGPIYWHVYHADYPPLSANPFSKARLALVDPEGGKKSPFGMFYLASDFAGALWEVVLRYVEPDDARNVRVDIATLAGMRAVRLRLRRDGAPVLELGQPGLRMLFAADSPESVAVASLIAEPDHHKTHTEAARLREDLIRVGVGDMPVLAWPSRQHNPSTVYLAYAPPMAADWWELVDEPQPLDTPAGHALIRAELERCGFHWVPLETNATPPPEEP from the coding sequence ATGCCGGCTGGTAAGCCCTGGGTGTCCAAGCCGCCGGCGATGCGGCCGCTCGCCGTAGGACCGATCTACTGGCATGTCTACCACGCCGACTACCCGCCGTTGAGCGCCAACCCGTTCTCCAAGGCGCGCCTCGCCCTGGTCGATCCCGAAGGCGGCAAAAAGAGCCCGTTCGGCATGTTCTACCTGGCCAGCGACTTCGCCGGCGCACTATGGGAGGTGGTGCTGCGCTACGTCGAACCCGATGACGCGCGGAACGTACGCGTCGACATCGCGACGCTTGCCGGCATGCGGGCCGTGCGGTTGCGCCTGCGGCGTGACGGTGCGCCAGTGCTGGAGCTGGGCCAGCCGGGGCTGCGCATGCTGTTCGCCGCTGATAGTCCCGAGAGCGTTGCGGTGGCCAGCTTGATCGCCGAGCCCGACCACCACAAGACGCACACCGAAGCGGCACGGCTGCGCGAGGACCTGATCCGCGTCGGCGTCGGCGACATGCCGGTGCTGGCCTGGCCGTCACGACAGCACAACCCCTCGACCGTGTACCTCGCCTACGCACCGCCGATGGCCGCGGATTGGTGGGAGCTCGTCGACGAACCGCAACCGCTCGACACGCCGGCTGGTCATGCGCTCATTCGCGCCGAACTCGAACGCTGCGGATTCCACTGGGTACCGCTCGAAACGAACGCGACGCCACCGCCGGAGGAACCATGA